Proteins found in one Candidatus Angelobacter sp. genomic segment:
- a CDS encoding class I SAM-dependent methyltransferase, translating to MNQGADLTAYYARRADEYDRIYAKPERQNDLVALRALLRGTFTDHDVLEVACGTGYWTQVISESARSVLATDINETVLAIARRKTYSNSNVQFKTADALTLADVDGNFTAGFAGFWWSHIPRESLQTVLTAFHGKLLPGSLVVFLDNKYVEGSSTPVTRRDCGGNTYQKRKLEDGAEFEVLKNFPTEAALREEVGSHSGNPEVMQFTYFWCLRYILQ from the coding sequence ATGAATCAGGGCGCTGATCTGACAGCCTATTATGCCCGGCGTGCCGACGAGTACGACAGGATTTATGCAAAACCAGAACGCCAGAACGACCTGGTTGCGCTGCGTGCCCTGCTGCGCGGAACATTCACCGACCACGATGTCCTCGAAGTCGCTTGCGGCACCGGTTACTGGACGCAAGTCATCAGCGAGTCGGCCAGGTCGGTCCTCGCCACTGACATCAATGAGACGGTCCTGGCGATCGCCCGGCGCAAAACGTACTCGAATTCGAACGTGCAATTTAAAACCGCCGACGCGCTCACGCTGGCTGACGTGGATGGCAACTTCACTGCGGGCTTCGCCGGATTCTGGTGGTCGCACATTCCCAGGGAGAGCTTGCAAACCGTACTGACGGCATTTCATGGGAAGCTCCTCCCCGGCTCGCTGGTTGTTTTTCTCGATAACAAATACGTCGAAGGAAGCAGTACGCCCGTGACCCGCCGGGACTGCGGCGGCAACACCTACCAGAAACGAAAACTGGAAGATGGGGCCGAGTTTGAGGTGTTGAAGAATTTTCCAACAGAGGCCGCCCTTCGCGAGGAGGTCGGTTCCCATTCCGGGAATCCGGAGGTCATGCAATTCACCTACTTTTGGTGCCTTCGTTACATCCTTCAGTGA